The following proteins come from a genomic window of Alnus glutinosa chromosome 10, dhAlnGlut1.1, whole genome shotgun sequence:
- the LOC133880437 gene encoding FT-interacting protein 3-like, giving the protein MAKPKEDFSLKETKPNISGMKNTSSTSMTRHDLVEQMQFMFVKILKAKDLPGICDPYVELILGNYKGTTRFIEKKSNPEWNQVFAFKKETIQSSALELVVRDKADGSNDMIGKVMFNIGDIPMRVQPDSPLAPQWYRLEDKNGLKLMRGGELMLAVWMGTQADDAFSDAWHSDAATAVVGDMYTRSKIYHSPKLWYLRVNVIQAQDLVLRDKNRQNPEIFVRASLGNLVLRSRVSHTKNGQNPMWNEDIMFVAAEPFEEPLVLSVEDKLYPNKEESVSLGRIVIPLENSMKRVDNSPASSDFYNLDRPDQVGDQHHLQKQVKFASKLEMRISLDGGYHVLDEATNYSSDLRSTTKLTWRPVIGLLELGILNATCLQVMKAKKKCTDAYCVAKYGTKWVRTRTILDSLAPQWNQQFSWDVYDLCTVLTIGVFDNGHLEEAGKGTTHQTIGKVRIRLSTLQSNRIYTHSYPLLVLQPSGLKKMGEIELAVRFSCVSLIDMLQTYTLPLLPKMHYLSPLSVYQLDSLRHQATFITSLRLSRAEPPLKKEVVDYMLDVGSNMWSIRKTKANFDRVLEIFSGIHVVIKWVEHIRNWTNTYTTITIHVLFLLVVFFPELILPTVFLFFFLLGVWRYRNRLRHPPHLDTKLSGIDSTNEEELDEEFDSFPSRKTGEVLRRRYDRLRSIAGRMQVVLGDLATQGERVQSLISWRDPRATFIFVCFCLIASLVTYITPFRYLILYTGFYVLRHPRFRIGFPSLSQNFLRRMPARTDGMF; this is encoded by the coding sequence ATGGCAAAGCCCAAAGAAGATTTTTCACTCAAGGAGACCAAGCCGAACATCAGTGGCATGAAGAACACGAGCAGTACTTCCATGACACGCCATGACCTCGTGGAGCAAATGCAGTTCATGTTTGTGAAGATTTTGAAGGCAAAGGATTTGCCTGGTATCTGTGATCCTTATGTAGAATTGATACTTGGGAACTACAAGGGCACCACTAGGTTCATTGAGAAGAAGTCAAATCCGGAATGGAACCAAGTCTTTGCCTTCAAGAAGGAGACGATTCAGTCTAGTGCTTTGGAGCTTGTGGTTAGAGATAAGGCTGATGGAAGCAATGACATGATTGGTAAGGTTATGTTCAACATTGGAGACATTCCTATGCGTGTTCAGCCAGATAGTCCTTTGGCTCCGCAGTGGTATAGATTGGAGGATAAGAATGGGTTAAAGCTGATGAGAGGAGGAGAATTGATGCTGGCTGTTTGGATGGGGACTCAAGCAGATGATGCATTTTCTGATGCATGGCATTCGGATGCTGCTACAGCCGTTGTGGGTGATATGTATACACGGTCAAAGATATATCATTCCCCGAAGCTTTGGTATCTAAGGGTCAATGTGATTCAAGCTCAGGATTTGGTGCTTAGAGATAAGAATCGACAGAACCCAGAAATATTTGTTAGGGCCAGTCTTGGGAATTTGGTTTTGAGAAGTAGGGTATCACATACTAAGAATGGGCAGAATCCTATGTGGAATGAGGACATAATGTTTGTTGCAGCAGAACCGTTCGAGGAGCCTTTGGTTTTGAGTGTGGAGGATAAGTTGTATCCGAATAAGGAAGAAAGTGTGAGTTTGGGGAGGATTGTGATTCCTTTAGAGAATAGTATGAAGAGGGTGGATAATTCACCTGCATCTTCTGATTTTTACAATCTTGATAGGCCTGATCAAGTAGGTGATCAGCATCATCTACAGAAGCAGGTGAAGTTTGCTAGTAAGCTTGAGATGAGGATTTCTTTGGATGGTGGGTATCATGTTCTTGATGAGGCTACTAACTACAGCAGTGACCTTAGGTCTACAACAAAGCTGACGTGGAGGCCTGTCATTGGGTTGTTGGAGTTGGGGATCTTGAATGCTACTTGTTTACAAGTAATGAAGGCCAAAAAGAAGTGCACTGATGCCTATTGTGTAGCTAAATATGGAACAAAGTGGGTGAGGACAAGGACTATTCTTGATAGTTTGGCTCCACAGTGGAACCAACAGTTTTCTTGGGATGTTTATGATTTGTGTACTGTCCTTACAATAGGAGTTTTTGACAATGGTCACTTAGAGGAGGCCGGAAAGGGAACAACACATCAAACAATTGGGAAGGTTAGGATCCGTCTATCCACTCTTCAAAGTAATCGGATTTACACGCATTCTTATCCGCTTCTAGTCTTACAACCTTCCGGGTTGAAGAAGATGGGTGAAATCGAATTGGCTGTGAGGTTTTCTTGTGTATCTTTGATTGACATGCTACAAACTTATACGCTACCATTACTTCCCAAGATGCATTACCTTAGCCCATTGTCAGTGTATCAGCTTGATAGCTTGAGGCACCAAGCTACATTTATAACCTCCTTAAGGTTGAGCCGTGCTGAGCCACCGCTAAAGAAGGAGGTCGTTGATTACATGCTAGATGTTGGATCAAATATGTGGAGCATACGAAAAACCAAAGCAAACTTTGATAGGGTCCTTGAGATTTTCAGTGGTATTCATGTTGTTATCAAATGGGTTGAGCATATTCGTAATTGGACTAATACTTATACCACCATTACAATTCATGTCCTATTCCTACTCGTAGTGTTCTTTCCGGAACTAATTCTACCCACggtgtttttattctttttccttcttgggGTTTGGCGCTACAGAAATAGGCTGAGACATCCTCCTCACCTGGATACTAAGTTGTCTGGTATTGATTCAACAAATGAAGAAGAACTAGATGAAGAGTTTGATTCATTTCCTTCTAGGAAGACTGGTGAAGTTCTAAGAAGGAGATATGATCGATTGAGAAGCATTGCTGGGAGGATGCAAGTTGTGCTAGGCGACTTGGCAACTCAAGGAGAGAGGGTGCAATCTCTAATTAGTTGGCGGGATCCAAGAGCCACATTTATCTTCGTGTGTTTCTGTTTGATAGCCAGTTTGGTAACTTATATCACTCCTTTCCGATACTTGATCCTTTATACTGGGTTTTATGTGCTAAGGCATCCAAGATTTCGTATTGGTTTTCCCTCATTGTCTCAAAACTTTCTAAGGAGGATGCCTGCAAGAACAGATGGAATGTTCTGA